From the genome of Streptomyces sp. NBC_01317, one region includes:
- a CDS encoding aspartate-semialdehyde dehydrogenase → MKVGIVGATGQVGTVMLRILAERSFPVTELRLFASARSAGSTLDWRGTPVTVEDSGTADWSGLDIVIFSAGGSTSKALAEKVAAQGAVVIDNSSAWRRDPQVPLVVSEVNPHAIKDRPKGIIANPNCTTMAAMPVLRPLHDEAGLAALVATTYQAVSGSGLAGVAELHGQAKQVVADADKLTHDGGAVEFPAPAVYQRPIAFNVVPLAGSLVDDGSFETDEEQKLRNESRKILEIPELKVSGTCVRVPVFSGHSLQVNVRFDRPISVERAYELLKDAPGVELSDIPTPLQAAGKDASFVGRIRVDETVENGLALFVSNDNLRKGAALNAVQIAELVAAELAG, encoded by the coding sequence GTGAAGGTCGGAATCGTCGGAGCCACCGGTCAGGTCGGCACAGTCATGCTCAGGATCCTGGCCGAGCGGAGCTTCCCGGTCACCGAGCTGCGGCTCTTCGCCTCCGCCCGGTCCGCGGGGTCCACCCTCGACTGGCGGGGGACGCCGGTCACGGTCGAGGACTCCGGTACGGCGGACTGGTCCGGGCTGGACATCGTGATCTTCTCCGCCGGGGGTTCGACCTCGAAGGCGCTGGCCGAGAAGGTCGCCGCGCAGGGGGCCGTCGTGATCGACAACTCGTCCGCGTGGCGGCGTGACCCCCAGGTCCCGCTGGTGGTCTCCGAGGTCAACCCGCACGCGATCAAGGACCGCCCCAAGGGCATCATCGCCAACCCGAACTGCACCACGATGGCCGCCATGCCCGTGCTGCGCCCGCTGCACGACGAGGCGGGTCTTGCCGCGCTGGTCGCCACCACCTACCAGGCGGTCTCCGGGTCGGGCCTCGCCGGGGTCGCGGAGCTGCACGGCCAGGCGAAGCAGGTCGTCGCCGACGCGGACAAGCTCACGCACGACGGCGGGGCGGTCGAGTTCCCCGCGCCGGCCGTCTACCAGCGCCCCATCGCCTTCAACGTGGTGCCGCTCGCGGGCAGCCTGGTGGACGACGGCTCCTTCGAGACGGACGAGGAGCAGAAGCTCCGTAACGAGTCCCGCAAGATCCTGGAGATCCCGGAGCTGAAGGTGTCCGGGACGTGCGTACGGGTGCCGGTGTTCTCGGGGCACTCGCTCCAGGTGAACGTACGGTTCGACCGCCCGATCAGCGTGGAGCGGGCGTACGAGCTGCTCAAGGACGCGCCGGGCGTCGAGCTGTCCGACATCCCGACCCCGCTCCAGGCGGCGGGGAAGGACGCGTCGTTCGTGGGCCGGATCCGGGTCGACGAGACGGTGGAGAACGGTCTCGCGCTCTTCGTCTCCAACGACAACCTGCGCAAGGGCGCGGCGCTGAACGCGGTCCAGATCGCGGAGCTGGTGGCGGCGGAGCTGGCGGGCTGA
- a CDS encoding S8 family serine peptidase — translation MLMTSESAGSISGPRRVARIAAAAGLVAALIATGAAPAFSETGTDDPAATAAVKSDRSSDKLGAVDAQLLSQAEAEGAKTVTLMVATAPGATEQVAGQLNDVAGATVGKTYDKLGYVRATLPTAKADAAIKAAAKLSSVHGIDLKQEIQLDDPTPAADTVAHAKGSKGSAVQKYPAPSSKTPAKNPYNPSFETGAVDFVKQHPKADGRGVTIGILDSGVDLGHPALQKTTTGERKIVDWVTATDPVSDGDGTWLRMNGAVSGPTFTASGRTWTAPAGAYKFLPFAERVTVGGDMAGDLNRDGDTTDVWGVLYDPANGTVRVDLNNDGNFTNDTALKPYKDGFQIGYFGTDNPATPIVERIPFVVEIRKDVVYNGSGATSDYVNIGVIEGEHGTHVAGITAANGLFGGKMNGAAPGAKLVSSRACTWSGGCTNIALTEGMIDLVANRGVDIVNMSIGGLPALNDANNARAQLYTQLIDVYGVQLVISAGNDGPGTNTISDPAVADKVISVGASISKETWAANYGSGVTTKYGLLPFSARGPREDGGFTPTITAPGAAINSTQTWYPGGPVAEAGYTLPPGYSMLQGTSMASPQATGASALLISAAKQKHRTLTPADLRTALTSSADKIPGLQAHEQGAGLIDVVGAWKEIERGATAHEYTVKAPVDTAIDYALETPGFGTGLYDREGGLQTGKSRTYDVTITRTTGPKGAVEHRLDWKNNDGTFRLLGSGKVKLPLNQPVTVTVQARPSSAGVHSAILEADDRRTEGVDKQILATVVVSKELAKPSYTFKATGSVQRNSSKSYFLTVPEGAKTLEVALGGLAKDSQTRFISIHPYGLPVEDSSTIFCYPNYENPSNTCRPDLRSYVDPTPGVWEIEVEARRTSPLLDNKYTLDVSLLGATFDPAVTTLPEAKIGTPTPVQWTVKNNFAAIDGKLAGGSLGSAKIERPTIEDQGQLVSTIVVGEGVTRLDVAIGSTSDTSADLDLTVARGNVVVGQSADGDSEESVSLVNPAAGTYTVTVDGYSVPAGTTEFDYRDVYYSPSLGSIKVDDTKPVKLANGASAQVTADVVVNSAAPEGRQFFGDVQLLNARGTSAGTGSVVIASVTP, via the coding sequence ATGCTGATGACCTCCGAATCCGCAGGCTCCATATCCGGGCCGAGACGCGTGGCCAGGATCGCGGCAGCCGCCGGCCTGGTGGCCGCGCTGATCGCCACGGGCGCCGCCCCCGCGTTCTCCGAGACGGGCACCGACGACCCGGCCGCCACCGCCGCCGTGAAGTCCGACCGGTCGTCCGACAAGCTCGGCGCCGTGGACGCCCAACTGCTGTCCCAGGCCGAGGCCGAGGGCGCGAAGACCGTCACGCTGATGGTCGCCACCGCCCCCGGTGCGACCGAGCAGGTGGCGGGCCAGCTGAACGACGTCGCGGGTGCGACCGTCGGCAAGACGTACGACAAGCTCGGTTACGTACGCGCCACGCTCCCGACCGCCAAGGCGGACGCGGCGATCAAGGCGGCCGCGAAGCTCTCCTCCGTCCACGGCATCGATCTCAAGCAGGAGATCCAGCTGGACGACCCGACGCCGGCGGCCGACACGGTGGCGCACGCGAAGGGCTCGAAGGGCTCCGCCGTCCAGAAGTACCCGGCGCCGAGCAGCAAGACCCCGGCGAAGAACCCGTACAACCCGTCCTTCGAGACCGGTGCGGTCGACTTCGTCAAGCAGCACCCGAAGGCCGACGGCCGCGGTGTCACCATCGGCATCCTGGACTCCGGCGTCGACCTGGGCCACCCGGCCCTCCAGAAGACCACCACGGGCGAGCGCAAGATCGTCGACTGGGTGACCGCGACGGACCCGGTGTCCGACGGCGACGGCACCTGGCTGCGGATGAACGGGGCGGTCAGCGGTCCCACGTTCACGGCGTCGGGCCGGACCTGGACGGCGCCGGCCGGCGCCTACAAGTTCCTCCCCTTCGCCGAGCGGGTCACGGTCGGCGGCGACATGGCCGGTGACCTGAACCGCGACGGCGACACGACCGACGTCTGGGGCGTGCTCTACGACCCGGCGAACGGCACCGTGCGGGTCGACCTGAACAACGACGGCAACTTCACGAACGACACCGCGCTGAAGCCGTACAAGGACGGCTTCCAGATCGGCTACTTCGGTACGGACAACCCGGCGACCCCGATCGTCGAGCGCATCCCGTTCGTCGTCGAGATCCGCAAGGACGTCGTCTACAACGGGTCCGGCGCCACGTCGGACTACGTCAACATCGGCGTCATCGAGGGCGAGCACGGCACCCACGTCGCCGGCATCACCGCCGCCAACGGCCTGTTCGGCGGCAAGATGAACGGCGCCGCCCCCGGCGCCAAGCTGGTCTCCTCCCGCGCCTGCACGTGGAGCGGCGGCTGCACCAACATCGCCCTGACCGAGGGCATGATCGACCTCGTCGCCAACCGTGGCGTCGACATCGTCAACATGTCCATCGGCGGCCTGCCGGCGCTCAACGACGCCAACAACGCGCGCGCCCAGCTGTACACGCAGCTGATCGACGTGTACGGCGTGCAGCTGGTGATCTCGGCCGGCAACGACGGCCCCGGCACCAACACCATCAGCGACCCCGCCGTGGCGGACAAGGTCATCTCCGTCGGCGCCTCCATCTCCAAGGAGACCTGGGCCGCCAACTACGGCTCCGGTGTGACGACGAAGTACGGCCTGCTGCCGTTCTCGGCGCGCGGCCCGCGTGAGGACGGCGGCTTCACGCCGACCATCACCGCGCCCGGCGCGGCGATCAACAGCACGCAGACCTGGTACCCCGGCGGCCCGGTCGCCGAGGCGGGCTACACCCTGCCGCCCGGCTACTCGATGCTCCAGGGCACCTCGATGGCGTCCCCGCAGGCCACCGGCGCGAGCGCGCTGCTGATCTCGGCCGCCAAGCAGAAGCACCGCACGCTCACCCCCGCCGACCTGCGGACGGCGCTCACCAGCAGCGCCGACAAGATCCCCGGTCTCCAGGCGCACGAGCAGGGCGCGGGTCTCATCGACGTCGTCGGGGCGTGGAAGGAGATCGAGCGCGGCGCCACCGCGCACGAGTACACGGTGAAGGCCCCGGTCGACACCGCGATCGACTACGCGCTGGAGACCCCCGGCTTCGGTACGGGTCTGTACGACCGCGAAGGCGGCCTCCAGACCGGCAAGAGCCGGACGTACGACGTCACCATCACCCGGACCACCGGCCCCAAGGGCGCGGTGGAGCACCGGCTGGACTGGAAGAACAACGACGGCACGTTCCGCCTGCTCGGCAGTGGCAAGGTCAAGCTGCCGCTGAACCAGCCGGTCACCGTCACCGTCCAGGCCCGGCCCTCCTCGGCCGGCGTGCACAGCGCGATCCTGGAGGCGGACGACCGTCGTACGGAGGGTGTGGACAAGCAGATCCTCGCCACCGTGGTCGTCTCCAAGGAGCTGGCGAAGCCGTCGTACACCTTCAAGGCGACCGGTTCGGTGCAGCGCAACAGCTCGAAGTCGTACTTCCTGACGGTTCCGGAGGGTGCGAAGACCCTGGAGGTGGCGCTCGGCGGACTCGCCAAGGACAGCCAGACCCGGTTCATCTCGATCCACCCGTACGGTCTGCCGGTCGAGGACAGCTCGACGATCTTCTGCTACCCGAACTACGAGAACCCCTCCAACACCTGCCGCCCGGACCTGCGTTCGTACGTGGACCCGACCCCCGGCGTGTGGGAGATCGAGGTCGAGGCGCGTCGTACCTCGCCGCTGCTCGACAACAAGTACACGCTGGACGTGTCGCTGCTCGGCGCGACCTTCGACCCGGCGGTGACCACGCTGCCCGAGGCGAAGATCGGCACGCCGACCCCGGTCCAGTGGACGGTCAAGAACAACTTCGCCGCCATCGACGGCAAGCTGGCGGGCGGCTCGCTGGGCTCGGCGAAGATCGAGCGGCCGACGATCGAGGACCAGGGGCAGCTCGTCTCCACGATCGTCGTCGGTGAAGGCGTGACCCGCCTGGACGTCGCCATCGGCAGCACGTCCGACACGTCCGCGGACCTCGACCTGACGGTCGCCCGGGGCAACGTGGTCGTGGGGCAGTCGGCGGACGGCGACTCCGAGGAGTCGGTCAGCCTCGTCAACCCCGCCGCCGGTACGTACACCGTGACGGTGGACGGCTATTCGGTCCCGGCCGGCACGACGGAGTTCGACTACCGCGACGTCTACTACTCGCCGTCGCTGGGCTCCATCAAGGTCGACGACACCAAGCCGGTCAAGCTGGCCAACGGCGCGTCGGCGCAGGTCACGGCCGATGTCGTGGTGAACAGCGCGGCTCCCGAGGGACGTCAGTTCTTCGGCGACGTGCAGCTGCTGAACGCACGCGGCACGTCCGCGGGCACCGGCAGTGTGGTGATCGCCAGCGTCACGCCGTAA
- a CDS encoding serine hydrolase domain-containing protein, whose protein sequence is MSARTAPTHRIGRRARLAWTGALAAAALASTALAGPAVAGPPVVGSGSGGAGSAVEAGGARHSATQRALDAAVADGVPGVLAQVNSRTGTWSGTAGLGDTATGRERGARDRFRVGSVTKTFVSTVLLQLEAEGRLDLDDTVDHWLPGVVGGNGHDGRRVILRQLLNHTSGIYSYTADPGFQQKVFTTDFLKNRYRTWQPGDLVAIAMTHAPDFAPGTDWNYSNTNYVLAGLVVEKVTGRSYATEIERRILRPLHLTGTRLPGTDPRLPRPSGRAYAVLADDPERTVHDVTELNATMAGAAGSMISDAADLNRFFSALLTGRLLPPAQLKEMKTTVALGSGEDGEDGEAAGYGLGLEKTRLSCGTVVWGHGGGIHGSSTGAFTTADGTHSLSLNFNADWAGDPGRVVEAEFCG, encoded by the coding sequence ATGTCGGCACGTACGGCCCCCACTCACCGCATCGGGCGACGCGCCCGTCTCGCCTGGACCGGAGCGCTGGCGGCGGCGGCCCTCGCGTCCACCGCGCTGGCCGGTCCCGCCGTGGCGGGTCCGCCGGTGGTGGGTTCCGGTTCCGGCGGGGCGGGTTCCGCCGTGGAGGCCGGCGGAGCGCGGCACTCCGCCACGCAGCGGGCCCTCGACGCCGCCGTCGCGGACGGTGTGCCCGGCGTCCTCGCCCAGGTGAACAGCCGTACCGGCACCTGGTCAGGCACCGCGGGGCTGGGCGACACGGCCACCGGCCGCGAGCGCGGGGCACGGGACCGCTTCCGCGTCGGCTCCGTCACCAAGACCTTCGTGTCGACCGTCCTGCTCCAACTGGAGGCCGAGGGACGGCTCGACCTGGACGACACCGTCGACCACTGGCTGCCCGGCGTGGTCGGCGGCAACGGACACGACGGACGCCGGGTGATCCTCCGTCAGCTCCTCAACCACACCAGCGGCATCTACAGCTACACCGCCGACCCCGGCTTCCAGCAGAAGGTCTTCACCACCGACTTCCTCAAGAACCGCTACCGGACCTGGCAGCCGGGCGACCTCGTCGCGATCGCCATGACGCACGCGCCGGACTTCGCCCCCGGCACGGACTGGAACTACTCCAACACCAACTACGTGCTCGCCGGCCTGGTCGTGGAGAAGGTGACGGGACGTTCGTACGCCACGGAGATCGAGCGCCGCATCCTGCGGCCCCTGCACCTGACGGGCACCCGCCTGCCGGGTACGGACCCCCGGCTGCCGCGGCCCTCAGGACGCGCGTACGCCGTCCTCGCCGACGACCCGGAGCGGACGGTCCACGACGTCACCGAACTCAACGCGACGATGGCGGGGGCGGCCGGGAGCATGATCTCCGACGCCGCCGACCTCAACCGTTTCTTCAGCGCGCTGCTCACGGGCCGGCTGCTGCCCCCGGCCCAGCTCAAGGAGATGAAGACCACCGTCGCGCTCGGAAGCGGGGAGGACGGGGAGGACGGCGAGGCCGCCGGCTACGGACTCGGGCTGGAGAAGACCCGGTTGTCCTGCGGCACGGTCGTCTGGGGCCATGGCGGCGGGATCCACGGCTCCTCGACGGGCGCCTTCACCACCGCCGACGGCACCCACTCGCTCTCCTTGAACTTCAACGCCGACTGGGCCGGTGACCCGGGGCGGGTCGTGGAGGCGGAGTTCTGCGGCTGA
- the pepN gene encoding aminopeptidase N, whose product MPGENLSRDEARVRAGLLSVDGYEVDLDLRSAVGEAPDGPGPRTFRSVTTIRFRSSEPGAAAFADLIAPSVTAVTLNGRALDPATVFDGSRVTLDDLRAENVLVVDAQCAYSRSGEGMHRFVDPEDGEVYLYTQYEPADARRVFANFEQPDLKAPYRFQVTAPEGWLVWSNGAGTLGDDGVWRFAETKPISTYITAILAGPYHHVTDSYRRTFDDGTVLEIPLGAMCRKGLARHFDADDVFLLAKQGLDFFHDRFDYPYPFGKYDQAFVPEYNLGAMENPGLVTFREEYIFRGKVTRASYEHRANVILHEMAHMWFGDLVTMTWWDDLWLKESFAEFMGTFALVGATRFEDGWITFANNRKSWAYRADQLPSTHPITADIRDLEDAKLNFDGITYAKGASVLKQLVAYVGQDAFLEGARRYFKRHAYGNTRLGDLLAVLEETSGRDMAGWSRSWLETAGVNSLTPEAVYDAEDRITELAVIQEAAPSHPELRPHRVAVGLYRRTADGDLVRYARGETDVAGPRTVITELAGAEKPDLILVNDEDLTYCKIRFDAASLDTLRTHLGSLTDPLARALCWSALWSLTRDALMPARDFIGLVLTHAGRETDIGVLQMLHAWARGALTLYAVPEWREEGGRLLAEGALRELRTAGPGGQHQLTWARFFAAVATTDADFQLLQGLLDGTAKIDGLDVDQELRWAFLEPLTAHGRADESAVAAELAHDDTASGKRHEVRCLAARPSAAVKAQAWVRLVESDTLSNALVEATIAGFARSDQRELLAPYSEKYFEVIERVWAERSIQIAMHVVRGLFPAAQGDRSTLEAAEAWLASHEEVAPALRRLVLEATDDLARSLRGQACDAAAAGR is encoded by the coding sequence GTGCCCGGTGAGAACCTGTCCCGCGACGAGGCCCGTGTACGGGCCGGCCTGCTGTCCGTAGACGGGTACGAGGTGGACCTCGACCTGCGCTCGGCGGTCGGTGAGGCGCCGGACGGCCCCGGGCCCCGTACCTTCCGCTCGGTGACGACCATCCGCTTCCGCTCCTCGGAGCCGGGCGCGGCGGCCTTCGCCGATCTGATCGCCCCGAGTGTGACCGCCGTCACCCTCAACGGCCGCGCCCTGGACCCCGCCACCGTCTTCGACGGCTCACGGGTCACGCTGGACGATCTCCGCGCGGAGAACGTGCTGGTGGTCGACGCCCAGTGCGCGTACAGCAGGTCCGGCGAGGGCATGCACCGCTTCGTCGACCCGGAGGACGGCGAGGTCTACCTCTACACGCAGTACGAGCCGGCCGACGCCCGCCGCGTCTTCGCCAATTTCGAGCAGCCCGACCTCAAGGCGCCGTACCGCTTCCAGGTGACCGCGCCCGAGGGCTGGCTGGTCTGGAGCAACGGCGCGGGGACCCTGGGCGACGACGGGGTGTGGCGCTTCGCGGAGACGAAGCCGATCTCGACGTACATCACGGCGATCCTCGCGGGCCCGTACCACCACGTCACCGACTCCTACCGGCGTACGTTCGACGACGGCACGGTCCTGGAGATCCCGCTCGGCGCGATGTGCCGCAAGGGGCTCGCCCGGCACTTCGACGCGGACGACGTTTTCCTGCTGGCCAAGCAGGGCCTGGACTTCTTCCACGACCGCTTCGACTACCCCTACCCCTTCGGGAAGTACGACCAGGCGTTCGTGCCCGAGTACAACCTGGGCGCGATGGAGAACCCGGGCCTGGTGACCTTCCGCGAGGAGTACATCTTCCGCGGCAAGGTGACGCGGGCGTCGTACGAGCACCGGGCCAACGTCATCCTGCACGAGATGGCGCACATGTGGTTCGGCGATCTCGTCACCATGACCTGGTGGGACGACCTGTGGCTCAAGGAGTCCTTCGCGGAGTTCATGGGGACCTTCGCGCTGGTCGGGGCCACCCGCTTCGAGGACGGCTGGATCACCTTCGCCAACAACCGGAAGTCCTGGGCCTACCGCGCCGACCAGCTGCCGTCCACCCACCCGATCACGGCCGACATCCGTGACCTGGAGGACGCCAAACTGAACTTCGACGGGATCACGTACGCCAAGGGCGCGTCCGTCCTCAAGCAGCTGGTCGCGTACGTGGGGCAGGACGCGTTCCTGGAGGGCGCCCGGCGCTACTTCAAGCGGCACGCGTACGGGAACACCCGCCTCGGCGACCTGCTCGCCGTACTGGAGGAGACGTCCGGGCGGGACATGGCCGGCTGGTCGCGCTCCTGGCTGGAGACGGCCGGGGTCAACTCCCTCACCCCGGAGGCCGTCTATGACGCCGAGGACCGGATCACCGAGCTGGCCGTGATCCAGGAGGCCGCCCCGTCCCACCCCGAACTGCGCCCGCACCGGGTGGCGGTCGGGCTCTACCGGCGCACGGCCGACGGGGATCTCGTACGGTACGCGCGCGGCGAGACGGACGTCGCCGGGCCCCGGACGGTCATCACGGAGCTGGCGGGCGCGGAGAAGCCGGACCTGATCCTGGTCAACGACGAGGACCTGACGTACTGCAAGATCCGCTTCGACGCGGCCTCGCTGGACACCCTGCGCACGCATCTCGGCTCTCTCACCGACCCGTTGGCGCGTGCGCTGTGCTGGTCCGCGCTGTGGAGCCTCACCCGTGACGCGCTCATGCCGGCCCGGGACTTCATCGGCCTGGTGCTCACCCACGCGGGCCGTGAGACGGACATCGGGGTGCTCCAGATGCTGCACGCGTGGGCGCGCGGCGCGCTCACCCTCTACGCGGTCCCGGAGTGGCGCGAGGAGGGCGGGCGGCTGCTCGCCGAGGGCGCGCTGCGGGAGCTGCGGACGGCAGGGCCCGGCGGTCAGCACCAGCTGACGTGGGCGCGCTTCTTCGCCGCGGTCGCCACGACGGACGCGGACTTCCAGTTGCTCCAGGGACTGTTGGACGGGACGGCCAAGATCGACGGGCTCGACGTCGACCAGGAGCTGCGGTGGGCCTTCCTGGAGCCGCTGACCGCGCACGGCCGCGCGGACGAGTCCGCCGTGGCGGCCGAACTGGCCCACGACGACACGGCGTCGGGCAAGCGGCACGAGGTGCGCTGCCTGGCGGCCCGGCCGTCGGCGGCGGTGAAGGCGCAGGCGTGGGTACGGCTGGTGGAGTCGGACACGCTGTCGAACGCGCTGGTCGAGGCGACGATCGCCGGGTTCGCCCGGTCGGACCAGCGGGAGTTGCTGGCGCCGTACTCGGAGAAGTACTTCGAGGTGATCGAACGGGTGTGGGCGGAGCGTTCGATCCAGATCGCCATGCATGTGGTGCGCGGGCTGTTCCCGGCCGCGCAGGGCGACCGTTCGACCCTGGAGGCGGCGGAGGCGTGGCTGGCCTCGCACGAGGAGGTGGCTCCTGCGCTGCGCAGGCTGGTGCTGGAGGCGACGGACGACCTGGCGCGGTCGCTGCGGGGGCAGGCGTGCGACGCGGCCGCCGCGGGGCGGTGA